From the genome of Setaria viridis chromosome 1, Setaria_viridis_v4.0, whole genome shotgun sequence:
TTGCTTACGTGGCATGCAGGTCCCACTTGTCACTAGTTTTTTTTCCACTCACCTCTccatccctccctctccttttctCTGTGTTTACATCGCCGACGCCTTTCACTCCCTCcagcggagccgccgccgccgccgccgcgaatcGGCCGGGCCAGCGCCGACGAGGCTGCGGGCGGACAtcggcgccaccgcggccgaGCAAaatggggcgggcggcgcggcgccggggctGCGGGCCGGGCAGGGAGCGCCGGCGAGGCTGCGGGCAAGcctcggccccgccgcggccgagggAGATGGGGCGGgacgcgcgggcgccgccgaTTCGGAGCGAGACGGACGGGGCGGGCGGCACGTGGCCGGCGCCGCAAGCGGGGCAGTGAGTGCGGCGAGCCGACGTGCGGGCCtcagcgccgccgcgggcgaggTGGTGAGCTGCGGGCGTGGCATGTGGGGACGGGAGGAAGAGGATCGTCGGTAGGGAAGaggctagaggatggaggagggggagcagggcgcggcgggcggcgggaagggcgtggcggcgtcggagagGAGCAGCGCCTGGAGGTCCTTCAGGGAAGGGGAGggcgcggggaggcggcggcggcggcgaggagcgcggtggaggacgaggaggccggaGATGGGGACGAGGCGGAGGGAATTCGCTCTGGTTTTGTGCTGTatctgccacatcagcaaaaccaCCTGAGAAACAACTGACACGTGGGACCCGCATGCCATGTATTTGCCACATCAGTAAAACCACATGAGAAACCATGTTGAAATGGTCAAGGGGGTAGTTTGTCTGGTTTAGAGAGTTGGAGGGTGTATGATTCCTGGTTTTTGACTTGGGGGTGTTTTTCAGACTGAGCGATTACATAGGGGGGTAAAATGGACTTCTCTCTTTCCTAATTCGCAACCAAAACTAATTCACGCTAAACAATTCGCATCACGAATCATGTGCTAGTTTAACCTCGACATGGTAGTGCTATGAACAAATTCGCATAGGTACCATTTTTCGGCTATTTTATCACAACGTTGCATATAGCTTACCTCGATGACCCCGACCGGGTCGCCGAGGCGATCCAGCGTCGAGCACATCTCGGGAGTCCCGAGGACGGATTCCACGGTAGTAGGGACCCGGCACGCATCGGTAGGaaccgacgcggcggcggaggacccgacgccggcgaggaggaagggtaGGAGCAGCGCCATCCACCACGGCTGTCGCGGCGCCATGGGGGCTGGCCGCGGGGGCAGACGCCTCTATCAGGCCTAGATCTGGGCGccccgagcgcggcggcgggcgcggccgcggcgggcgcgctGGGCTGCGCTCACCGCCGGGAGGggcgctgccgcggcggccacggcgactcgggcggcgggcgcggcggtgggTGCGGGGGGGTGGGTTCGGTGTGTGAGGTTTGCGTTGTTGGGGGTCGCTTTATCGGGTTCGGGCGCTACCGGACCGTCGGATCAGgatcgggcggcgcggggccacTCGCCAGCCAGTCTGGACCTCGGGGCACGCGGTCGTCGCCGAGCATGACGTGCGGGACCCGGAACCGCGGTGATGGGCTGGGGGGCGTGGGCCCCGCCTGCAGTAGGTGTCCGGGCATTGACGGCACATGATGGCTACGCGCGCTGCGTATGAGATGTGGACCCTCCCGCAGGTCGGGCGTGGGTCCACGTGGCATTTGGTGCCTGGGGCCGCACCTGTCAGAGTGTCAGCTGCGGCCTTGCGGGCGTGGGCACGCGCGACCTTGGAGTTTGGGCTCCGGCGGCCTCCGCCGCATCTGCCGTGGAGAATCTGATTTGCTTTTGGGGTCATGGATAAATTGGACAGGGAAGAATCTGTGCGGATTGCTGCTGGTTTTGTGGCAATCTTGGGGAGAAACTTTGCATCTGGTACCTGTGTCGAAAGAGGTAAAAGAACCGCACTTGGCCCGAGATTGATCGCTGGTAGTGCAATGCTTTTACGCCTTTTACGGTAGCGTCCGGGAAGGTAATCCATGGTCTTATGCAAACAATCAGACTCGATTCTGGTTGATTAGAGGGAAATAGTTCGTGGCACTTGGCGCTAGCGGTGTGATGGAATCGAAGTGAACCATGGGAAGAGTAATGAGAGGGGCAATCATTTTTGGGCTCAGATGGCATGTCACTGTCGCTACAACTACACTTGCTAGCAAGATTATCCCAGCTGGCGAATAATGGAATTATGATTCGCAATCAAGTGTGGATTGCAGTATCAAAGCACTAGTTTCAGCCACAGCCAAGAGCCAAGACCACACAAAAGAAGTCGTTGCGATGCCTTTTGCCAGACCTCATGAACTATGCTCTAAGCCTCTGACCCGCTGGTACCGTTTTTGACTGAATTTATGCTTGTCCAGAGTATTAGCAGAGTTGACATATTACAAGCAGCAAAcccaaaaggaaaaagaaatgtaTGGAACAAAGAAAGAATGACATCCAATTCCTTCGGAATAAGGTGGCACATCACCATCACAATGCCATCGCCCACTTGTTGTGGCACATAGCAACTTCGGCCAACTGGACGCTCTATCCTGCCCAGGAGCACGGGGGGCTCAAACCACATGGCAGCACCCCAATACCAACTCACCTCAATAGCTCCTGGCGCCAGCTAACGCCAAACAGCCATCAGAAGCAAGAAACTTGCTTGTAAGCTTGTACATTCTTCTTACAGGTAACCATGTATTCTTATAGAATAATGGACGAAACCACACTTGTTCCAGACGATGTACAAAAATTCTGAACTACAGAAATGGTGGAAACATGTAATAATGGAATAATTACGGTTTAGTATTGCTTATCATTCATCTCCAAATAATTATATTGATTTCACTGGCTGTAGTCTGGGATGACAAGTATATAAACCAACCAATTTACATACATGATACAAGAACAAATGGGTACAattacaaaaaaagaaaaacgtaACAAGGGGGAATATGAATTATACCTATATGGCACATTGGCCGCGATTATGTACACCGCAGCATCATCCCTTTATTGGATATGGTTTTTCGCTACTCAAATAATTTTGATGGCTTCCTCTCTGTATCCTGGCAATAAAACTTTGGCCTGGAAAGCTTAGCCACCAAGCCTGTTCTCTGCCGCATGCACTTGCCCGATCAATCTAATGGAACCTTGCGGTTCCATGGCGATGCATGACAAGTTAGCAGAATCACGCTTCCCGTGTCTTGACCCAAATTTGTACTCAGTTGTGCTCAGACAACAATGTAACAGTGTGTAGGGGGAAAGAATAAGTCCATATCTTGTGTCAGTTTCTACTATGCTCCTTATTTTCTGACAAAGGGCTTCTGACAGACCAGTAGCTTTTCATCACTAGCTATGTCAAGATCTAAAATACGGGCATCCCATCTGAGTTGAGTAACAACAGATCTTGCAGCTTCAATAAGAGGGGCGGTGTCACGGATTATGACCCAGCCCTGCATCAACATCAAACAAGTATAAAAATTTTGGACAACACATGTAAAAATAATTTTAAAGTGATGCATAGTGCTCCACATGTGTGGAAATATGCAAGTGCAAGACTAATCTGATCATCATGCTGCATGCCTTCATCATGGGTGAAGGCAATTGTGCATTATAGTTGTACCATAAATAACCGTAAGTATAGCAAAGCGTATTTTGCTTTCCTGTTGCAAAAACTAATGTCAAACCTCTTCAGTAGTAGAGTCTACATTACCAATAGACCATGATCAGAATGATTGCCTACCAAAGTATATGGCCAGCCAGACAAGGGCTAAAGTTTTCAAGGAACTAAACCAAGTTAGTACGAATGAGTATCCCTGACTCTTTCAGTATGGCGCGAGCACAACAACACTAATCAGAAAGCCATATGAACCTTTTTGACGAGGGCAATGTTATGTCTTATGAGTTATCCTACACATGCATCGAACAACCTCTAGATGTGAATTACAGACATGATTGGCAACAGAATAATCGATTCCCATATCAGTGTAATTGGCCAAAAAATTGCTTACCTCTGGTCGTAGGATGCGATCAACTTCCAAGAATATGTCAAGAGTAGAACATCTATTATGCTTGTGGCTCTTCTCAAGTGATAGCAAGCCATCAGCATGCACCATATCATATGTTCTTGGGTAAGTTGGAAATGCTTCACACCTAAACACATGTTTAGCCATCCATCAACTGAAGGTTGATCCGAAGATCCAAATGCCAAAAGTTGTCTATGAAATTGATATTTTACTTATGCAACCATGCATCAATCTCCATGTACTCTAACAAAATTATGTGAAATTGAGGATGCTATGATTCCTCTACAGCAACTTTCCATAAGCCTAAAATTTCCATGTATCAACATTTGTGAATTATGACTGTCTATGCATCCATAATATGAACTGTAGTTTGGAAAACTTTATCAAGAAAATGTAGTTCAAGATTTAGAATTAGCAGAGCGGTGCACTTGAAACAAAAAGAGGGGAAAAGAactcgagaaaaaaaaagaaaagatcatGGACTATTTACTTACCAGTCATGTTGAACCCCAATAAACCCACGGTCAAATATTAGTGGTAGATAGTTTGGGGCATTCGTAGGAACAACATTCATCACCCATACAGACTTTCCAGCCTTCAGTAAAGCAGCATTAAATCCACCAAAGTGAGCATTCATATCTAAAACATTCCTTAGCATGTTAAATGGTGGCTGTGGGTCCTCATCACCAGGTCTCTTTGGATGATCTGAAAATATAAGTGGAGACAGCAACGACCAGTAGTTTCGCACCATGGAGTCCCAGCTTGAAGTATCATCAGCAAATACTTCTGAATGCACGCCTGATAAATTAGAAGGTTTTAATTCAAAGCAGAAACATTTGAACATTAAGACACTTACATActtttactttatttatttGTTCACTCGTTTGGTCCATTATTATGTAGTCAAATGCTTACCATGTATGTCAAGTTCTGTTGAGTTCTGTCTAGCCTGAGATGGCCAGGTCGTACGATGTTCAATGGGGATCCAACGCTGACTTCTTGTGCCTGATATGCAGGGGTTTAGTGGTTGGTAGTATGGTGATTCTAGATCATGGCCACAAAGCTCAGGCCCAGATTTTCTGCAAAACAACACTATAAGTTCATACTAGTCTAAACATTTATTATTATAGTCTCTAGGTGTTGGTGTGCAGTACAATACCTTGAAGTGTAGCAGTCCCTTTTATTTGTCTTTTTCCATACAATTGTCTCATCTTGTTGTGATAGCATCTCCCAACAAAGGCTCTCAGCGAAGTCACGAATGGCTGTCCATTTCTTTTGATTTTCTTTGTCACGCAAGGCCCTATGTGTATTCAAATTCGATGTCCATACAAAATATCCATCAGGCCTCAAAAGCCTGTTCACTTCAACCAAGAAAATGCCATCTGCAAAATTACAGGGTAAAGTAATGTTTACTTATTTAGTATAAGACTGTAACAGATACTACTTTATTGCCACCCTAAAGAACCAGATTACTATAAATCCATCTTTGCAGAAATTCTGTATATGCAAGTTTGCACTGGCAAAAGTTACACATCGACTAAAAGTAACCCACAACTGCATGCCCTTGAATATTCAGTATTCAACTAGAAATTTATAAAGATTTTTACATGTGCATGTGCTAATATAAGATATTGCTGATTAGCATTTAGTCAATGAGAGACAAGACACATGAAAGAAGAAGACTAGCACATACCATTTTTGTCCCATTCAATGTTGCATTTTGCACAATGCACCATATCGAAGGAAAGATAGGGATATGGAAGCTGCTTCGTTGCAAATGAACCGATCATTGCAGGAATGCCTCTCTCTAATGTAATTTGCACTTGGCTACCTGATGGCTCATAGTTAGCAATGCACATGGTCAAGAGATCTCTCTCAAAAAGATGTGCCCC
Proteins encoded in this window:
- the LOC117856660 gene encoding probable pectin methyltransferase QUA2 gives rise to the protein MSRPLYRGVSGIGGKPAAAVEGAYYDPKEPGENGIGGRGGARRRHLAAAAVRIGVLVLAAAALVGSVAWAGTLYAGRGAAARAAAAAAHRGYRRLQEQLVTDLLDIGEVAGGGVRAKEAEVCPPEYENYVPCYYNVTDAVDVSDLGGGVVISYERQCTRDGRVACLVAPPRSYRIPVRWPSGKGFIWKDNVRISGQEFSSGSLFKRMMVEEDQISFPSDAHMADGVEDYAHQIAEMIGLRNEFNFNEAGVRTVLDIECGFGTFGAHLFERDLLTMCIANYEPSGSQVQITLERGIPAMIGSFATKQLPYPYLSFDMVHCAKCNIEWDKNDGIFLVEVNRLLRPDGYFVWTSNLNTHRALRDKENQKKWTAIRDFAESLCWEMLSQQDETIVWKKTNKRDCYTSRKSGPELCGHDLESPYYQPLNPCISGTRSQRWIPIEHRTTWPSQARQNSTELDIHGVHSEVFADDTSSWDSMVRNYWSLLSPLIFSDHPKRPGDEDPQPPFNMLRNVLDMNAHFGGFNAALLKAGKSVWVMNVVPTNAPNYLPLIFDRGFIGVQHDWCEAFPTYPRTYDMVHADGLLSLEKSHKHNRCSTLDIFLEVDRILRPEGWVIIRDTAPLIEAARSVVTQLRWDARILDLDIASDEKLLVCQKPFVRK